The window GCACTGAGATCAAATGCCACTAAGCACTCCTCGTGATACCCATTCACAAAGGCATCGGAGAGCTGAGAACGATCTCGCTTGCTTGTCCCTTCATCGGAATCCTGATTTTTCTGTACGGATCGAAGCTCAGGGCTGGGTGCTAGATCAATCACGTGATGATAGCGAATCCCGAGTTCCTTGAGTTTGTTCGCCAAATAGGTTGCGTTCGCGTAGGCATATTGTTTACCGCGCATTCCACGTCGCCGACGAATGTCAACAAAATCAGAGACACCGGCCTGAGTAAGCGCCTCAAAAAAGGACGCCTCAGTGGTGCCATATACTCCGATGGTCACAACTTCTATCAACTATTTCCTACTTTCTGTATGACTTTCGAGAGCGAAGATCTCCCCCAAAGAGGTCTTCTTGATCTCCCATGATGCGCCGCATAACTTCTGCTTGTTCAAGCAATGCGCCGGATTCTGAGATATGACGAAGGGCAACTCCCTTTTGCCAGAGATGTTGGCCGATAAGTTTTGTTCGGTGGCAATCTTGCGGCTTCAGCTCACTGCACATCATGCAGACACGCCTATCTGAGTGCTCAGCAGCCTTGAGTAACTTGGTTATGCCACGTCGGAAGAAATGAGCCTGCTCGACGAGCTGATAGACCACATGCCCCTGCGAGTCATAGCAGCTAGGATCAGAAGGACGACCGCCTAGTTCCTCACCCATATGCAGGTATCGAATCCCATATCGGGCTGCCTGACGCTCTAACTCTTCACGATTAAAATCAGGCATCCGGCGGCTATAGGGCATTGTTCGCACATCAACCAGATGCGTGATCTCGTACCTTTCTAGTAAACGAAAAAACTCGTCACGAGAACGATTCCCATAGCCAACCGACCAGACCTCAGTTGTCACAACAGAAGAATCATCAGCAGGTATGGTGGCTTCTGGTGGAGCAGACACTTCACCCATTCCGCTGTCACTACCACCACCTAAATCTTCAGCTACTGGAATGGAATTCCTAAAGAGGCCAGAGTCATTGGCCATATCCAGCATTCTCTGGAACCGTATCCCCCAAGGGTTCTGGTGGGTACGTTCGTTCCATAGCACCGGCACTCGACTGTAGATGTCTTTGGTGAGATCCGCATCAGCACGAGTACGAAACACGGGACACGTGCGGGTGTTTGGATTGGCTCGCTCGATATCATCACGTGTCAGGACTATTCGCCGAGCTGGATCATGCAACTCCTCGATTGTGTAACAGAGCCAAGTGAACTCCATCTGCTTAGCTTCCATACCTACCCCCAGCATCGTCAGCAACCCAAAAGTGACTGTATGTTCAACAGGCTTCAAAAACAGAAAACGCTCATTCTTGAAACCAAAATAGCTTTCCAACGTCCCCGTCTCAACCAGCGAACCGAAGAAGACTTTCGTCGTATCGTCGGTCGCAATGCCCGTAGGAACGATTATCCCAGCACGTCCTCTCGGTGAAACCAGTGTCCTTGCGGTCTCCGAAAATAGAGCATAGGTATTCACATCCCCAACGGCAGTCAGCGGAAAGCGGCCAGCTTTGCGAACAAACTTGCTCTCCGCTTCCGCTGCATGTTTGGCCAGATGAAAGGCTCCGTAGAGGTCAGGATTTTCCGTGCGGAGCTGATCGATCATTCGCTGCCGAGCTGCCTTATTTGCTGCCTTGGCAATTTGCGGGGCGCGCGATGCAAAGAACTCCTGCTCTTGTAGCTTAATACGCTCCCAAGGCGGGTTCCCCAAAATACCATCGAAGCCTCCCGCCTCAAAAACGTCGGGGAACTCCAACTCCCAGTGGAAAGGGCGTACAAGCTCGATGATCCGGTCTGCCTCCGCAGCCATCGTCGGAGGAACTACATTGGGGTTCGCGCCCGCCCGCTGAAGCCACTCGGTCGTCGGTACCTCCGCCTCGTCGTCGGCAGAGTGCCGCCAGAAGAACGCTGCTGTCCAAAGATCCGCAACCAGCTTCTCTTCCGCATACTCAGCACTCCGGCGATAGGCTAAGAATCGCTCTTGCTTTCGCCGGATTGCTTCACGTGATGTTTCAGAATCCCGAAGGGGACGGTATGCCTCTGCGCGAGCGTGTTGCCGTGAGTGCGCCGCGTCCAGAGCTGCATCTTCCGCACTGAGAGTGCGTTGCCCTGTCTGCACGAAGACACTATTCTCTGCACGAGCCTTCGCCGCACGCTGCTTATCATCTTCGCCAACCGGCGCAAGTGCCTCATCTGGGAGTATTGGTTGAGCGGGCCGCCAGCCGGTGTAAACCAGCTTAGCTGCTTTCTTGATCTCGCCCGCTTGCTCCAACGCTTCACGCTCTGCTCGAATGGTGGCCTCAGCCGCTTCAGCCTGACGTGTCAGCGGCACTCCTACTAGAGCGTTGCCACACCGAATAGCGGGTTCCAAATAGGACAGCGGAAGCTCAGGGTGTGCCACCTGGAGCCATAGCTGGAACTTACACAGCTCCACTGCCATGGGGCGAAGGTCAACGCCATGGATACAGTGCGTCACCACATCTCGCCGCGCCGCCCGAATTGTTTTTTCGTCGGGCTCCTCGCCCTCCATACGAATCTCACAGAGCTTCGCCGCCAGCGTATCCAATGCCTGAAGAAGGAAATGGCCGGAGCCACAGGCAGGGTCCACCACAGTTATCGAGAGTAGAGCCGCCTCACGATCTTCTTTGTTTTGTTTGTCTTTCAGCCGATCTGCAATAACTGGCACCAGCGCCGACTGAATCAGCTCGTTGACGAGGCTTGCTGGAGTGTAGTAGCTCCCCGAGAGCTTGCGGTCAGTTCCCTCCCCAAAATCAAAAAGACCGTTTTCAGTGAGAACTGGTGCAAGGTCAAGCAGGGCCTCGTAGACGCTCCCCAAAGCCTCAATGCGCAGGTGGCGGAAGTTCACCCTATATGGCTGTTTGTTGCGCATGAAGGTCGTGAGCTGACGAATTGCTCGTAACAGATCGGCATTGCCAAGAGGCGCTCCTTTAAGCGGTCCAAGTCGCTCATCATCGAAAAGCTCACCGCCATAAGGATGGATATCAAAGAACTCATTGCCATCTCGGATCATCCCAAAGACGACCTTGAGCCCCTCCCAATGATCTTCTGCATCGCCACGCGTGGCTGAAAGCTCCTCAGCCTGCTCACGAAGCCGAGCGATGCTGTAGCTCGATGCCCAAACAGGATTTATCGCCGGAGTCCAGCCGGGTTTGTTTTCGATATAGAGCAGGAAAAGCAGGCGGTAAACGATTCGCAGGAGCGCTTGGTAGAACATTGCCAGCCCCTCGGAATCAGCCCGTAGGATCTCTAGTAAACGGCCCTGGCGATCTGCGGCCAGAAAACCGTTACCCAGAGTCTTGAGCGCCTCCAGCACGGAGAAGCGTAGCTCCCGCCCGATCTCTGCCCCTTCTTGGCGGCTGTAGTCGCGAAGAAGCTCAATCGGGCGGCGGCCCTCTTTTCCCGGCTGAAATCCCTTAGCATGGAAAATCCGCCAAAGTGCGCGGAAAGCATCGAGATCAAGGCTCTCAAAAACGGACTCAAGATCAACTTCGACATAGTTCCGGGTCAGGGTCTTATGGTAGTCATGGAGCAACCGGATGGTTCGACCATTGCAGATAATTCCCCAAGCATCCGACTCGGTCGCATCCAAGTAGTCCTGGAACAACTCATGAGGACTCTGGTTGCGTCGCCCCGTGACGACCTTATCGTCCGGCAACTCGTCGTAGTCAAGAATCCAGATGGGAATACCACTGCCCCGATGACTGATCGGAATGGTTCTCTTGTCACCAAACTGAATGTGCGCCTTTTGATACTCCAAGGAGAAACCCAATGTCTCCAAAAAAGGCACGATCCACCGCCGTCTTAGGCGCTCTGTCCCATATTCTTTCAGGTGGCTTCTATGGAGTTGCCACTCTTCCGAGAGCAACTGCCAGGACACGACAAGGTCTTTTTCTTCACGCTCACCACCAGGAAGTTTACACTTCTCTCCAGCGAGCTGGGAGATAACATCCTCACCCAGG of the Armatimonas rosea genome contains:
- a CDS encoding DUF488 domain-containing protein: MIEVVTIGVYGTTEASFFEALTQAGVSDFVDIRRRRGMRGKQYAYANATYLANKLKELGIRYHHVIDLAPSPELRSVQKNQDSDEGTSKRDRSQLSDAFVNGYHEECLVAFDLSAFLGMFPDSARLALFCVERAPEACHRSIVAAALTEQRQLSVRDITP
- a CDS encoding DUF488 family protein, with protein sequence MARSSTLARFEISGEILGEDVISQLAGEKCKLPGGEREEKDLVVSWQLLSEEWQLHRSHLKEYGTERLRRRWIVPFLETLGFSLEYQKAHIQFGDKRTIPISHRGSGIPIWILDYDELPDDKVVTGRRNQSPHELFQDYLDATESDAWGIICNGRTIRLLHDYHKTLTRNYVEVDLESVFESLDLDAFRALWRIFHAKGFQPGKEGRRPIELLRDYSRQEGAEIGRELRFSVLEALKTLGNGFLAADRQGRLLEILRADSEGLAMFYQALLRIVYRLLFLLYIENKPGWTPAINPVWASSYSIARLREQAEELSATRGDAEDHWEGLKVVFGMIRDGNEFFDIHPYGGELFDDERLGPLKGAPLGNADLLRAIRQLTTFMRNKQPYRVNFRHLRIEALGSVYEALLDLAPVLTENGLFDFGEGTDRKLSGSYYTPASLVNELIQSALVPVIADRLKDKQNKEDREAALLSITVVDPACGSGHFLLQALDTLAAKLCEIRMEGEEPDEKTIRAARRDVVTHCIHGVDLRPMAVELCKFQLWLQVAHPELPLSYLEPAIRCGNALVGVPLTRQAEAAEATIRAEREALEQAGEIKKAAKLVYTGWRPAQPILPDEALAPVGEDDKQRAAKARAENSVFVQTGQRTLSAEDAALDAAHSRQHARAEAYRPLRDSETSREAIRRKQERFLAYRRSAEYAEEKLVADLWTAAFFWRHSADDEAEVPTTEWLQRAGANPNVVPPTMAAEADRIIELVRPFHWELEFPDVFEAGGFDGILGNPPWERIKLQEQEFFASRAPQIAKAANKAARQRMIDQLRTENPDLYGAFHLAKHAAEAESKFVRKAGRFPLTAVGDVNTYALFSETARTLVSPRGRAGIIVPTGIATDDTTKVFFGSLVETGTLESYFGFKNERFLFLKPVEHTVTFGLLTMLGVGMEAKQMEFTWLCYTIEELHDPARRIVLTRDDIERANPNTRTCPVFRTRADADLTKDIYSRVPVLWNERTHQNPWGIRFQRMLDMANDSGLFRNSIPVAEDLGGGSDSGMGEVSAPPEATIPADDSSVVTTEVWSVGYGNRSRDEFFRLLERYEITHLVDVRTMPYSRRMPDFNREELERQAARYGIRYLHMGEELGGRPSDPSCYDSQGHVVYQLVEQAHFFRRGITKLLKAAEHSDRRVCMMCSELKPQDCHRTKLIGQHLWQKGVALRHISESGALLEQAEVMRRIMGDQEDLFGGDLRSRKSYRK